One segment of Halodesulfovibrio aestuarii DSM 17919 = ATCC 29578 DNA contains the following:
- a CDS encoding phage late control D family protein yields MHTRNAYFDITIRGKNVSTQLAPYITSVTWSDAANSTEADSLDIELDNRDGLFSGAWQPTKGDKLTAKLITEHWHSEHERLVVNCGVFEIDETAYKFGGAGDSITLKAISAMVKGAIRREKKSRAWENTTFSAIANKIATQHGFGCVFTGDDVQFTRIEQKSESDIAFIRRLAKEHGHALKLADGKVILMDEAKQDKKPSAGTINKNMVLSVEITDKSTDIYSACEIQYHDAATNETRKYLCKPEGVPTSGQTLKIKTRVESLDAARKKATAALRRKNKFETSGTISCMGNPHFIAGSVCTLGGFGVLNGLYAIEKSTHTTGEGGYTVSLSIRRTVNY; encoded by the coding sequence ATGCATACCAGAAACGCCTATTTCGACATAACCATACGCGGCAAGAATGTTTCCACGCAGCTTGCGCCGTACATTACGTCCGTTACGTGGTCGGATGCTGCTAACTCTACCGAGGCGGACAGTTTGGACATTGAACTGGATAACCGAGACGGTCTTTTCTCCGGAGCATGGCAGCCCACTAAAGGCGATAAGCTGACGGCGAAACTCATTACTGAACACTGGCACAGTGAACATGAACGGCTTGTAGTTAACTGTGGCGTATTTGAAATAGACGAAACAGCCTACAAGTTCGGCGGCGCTGGTGACTCCATCACGCTTAAAGCTATTTCCGCAATGGTTAAAGGCGCGATCCGCCGCGAGAAGAAAAGCCGCGCATGGGAGAACACCACCTTTTCTGCCATAGCAAACAAGATTGCTACCCAGCACGGTTTCGGCTGCGTGTTCACTGGTGATGATGTGCAGTTTACCCGCATTGAGCAAAAGTCTGAAAGCGACATTGCCTTTATCCGCCGCCTTGCCAAAGAACATGGCCACGCATTGAAGCTGGCAGACGGCAAAGTAATTTTGATGGACGAAGCCAAGCAAGACAAAAAACCAAGCGCGGGAACCATAAACAAAAACATGGTGCTCTCTGTTGAGATTACGGACAAAAGTACGGACATCTATTCAGCCTGCGAGATTCAATACCATGACGCTGCCACGAACGAGACGCGCAAATATCTATGCAAACCGGAAGGCGTTCCCACCTCTGGCCAGACTCTCAAAATCAAAACGCGAGTTGAATCACTGGACGCCGCCCGCAAAAAAGCAACCGCAGCTTTACGCAGGAAAAACAAGTTTGAAACAAGCGGCACCATCTCTTGTATGGGCAACCCGCATTTTATTGCAGGCTCTGTCTGCACGCTAGGTGGTTTCGGAGTTTTGAACGGCTTGTACGCTATTGAGAAATCCACGCATACAACGGGTGAAGGTGGCTATACCGTGTCTCTCTCTATCCGCAGGACGGTGAATTACTAA